The uncultured Methanomethylovorans sp. genome contains a region encoding:
- a CDS encoding chemotaxis protein CheC produces MAELDEMTKGAFQEAGNIGMGHLATSLSKMVDREVKIDIPKVDMYSLERIMTEASDIKQKSVVAIHLKITGDVSGGTLILLPKYSALSFVDLMRKKPIGSTHTIQEEEVKRLREMGLRLCAAYMKVVNEFLGVNLQIGDPEVYVDMEGVGKYIKQTIGSLADEFIVVKGVGYVPSTNSRNEFNMLFEPGASDIILAAVMKKMMG; encoded by the coding sequence ATGGCTGAACTCGATGAAATGACTAAAGGTGCCTTTCAGGAAGCAGGCAACATAGGAATGGGACACCTGGCGACATCACTTTCAAAAATGGTTGATCGTGAGGTAAAGATAGACATTCCAAAAGTGGATATGTATTCACTTGAAAGAATAATGACTGAAGCCTCTGACATTAAGCAGAAAAGCGTTGTAGCGATTCACTTAAAAATCACAGGTGACGTTAGCGGTGGAACACTAATATTGCTTCCCAAATACTCAGCACTTTCGTTTGTTGATCTTATGAGGAAAAAACCAATCGGTAGCACTCATACTATCCAGGAGGAAGAAGTAAAGCGACTGAGGGAAATGGGGCTGCGCCTGTGTGCTGCATACATGAAAGTAGTTAACGAGTTTCTGGGTGTGAACCTGCAAATAGGTGATCCTGAGGTATATGTCGATATGGAAGGTGTTGGGAAATATATCAAACAAACTATAGGGTCCCTTGCAGATGAATTCATTGTTGTCAAAGGAGTAGGTTATGTGCCTTCAACTAATTCCAGAAACGAATTTAATATGCTCTTTGAGCCCGGAGCATCGGATATTATTCTTGCTGCTGTGATGAAAAAAATGATGGGATGA
- a CDS encoding chemotaxis protein CheD (catalyzes the conversion of glutamine residues to glutamate on methyl-accepting chemotaxis receptors) — MIVIGMADYAVTRSPEKLTTLGLGSCIGIAIYDPVTKIGGLVHIMLPTIENARFKDNRAKFADSGIPFLVEEMVHAGASRRRMVAKIAGGAKMFSFNADTNLNIGERNIQATKVVLAEMKVPIIAEDTGKNYGRTVVLDTDTGIYFIRSATKGETQI, encoded by the coding sequence ATGATAGTGATAGGAATGGCAGACTATGCTGTGACTCGTAGTCCAGAGAAATTAACAACACTGGGTCTGGGCTCTTGTATAGGCATTGCCATTTATGATCCGGTTACCAAGATAGGTGGGCTGGTACATATAATGCTGCCAACTATTGAAAATGCACGTTTCAAGGATAATCGTGCCAAATTTGCAGATAGTGGTATTCCCTTTCTTGTTGAAGAGATGGTACATGCTGGTGCATCACGCAGAAGAATGGTAGCCAAAATAGCTGGCGGGGCGAAAATGTTCTCTTTTAACGCTGATACAAACCTGAACATTGGTGAACGGAATATTCAGGCCACAAAAGTTGTACTGGCTGAGATGAAAGTGCCGATAATAGCTGAGGACACTGGAAAGAATTATGGACGCACCGTAGTGCTGGATACTGATACAGGAATTTATTTTATTAGAAGTGCAACTAAAGGGGAGACACAAATTTGA
- a CDS encoding chemotaxis protein CheC, with the protein MAQLSGFQSDALQEIGGIGMGNAATALSKILNSRVQLNLSNAQIIDIKSMSQMVPSSMTLAAVLMDLRGDLIGTMMLLFDFNSAATLSSVLISGTTHEEDPGMYESALNEMGNILTGSYLKSIYEFLGAKVIQSPPTILLGDAEKVFNEIENRLKGASADVLNIETMFQVQGLCSPQGNCTLYGDMFLFLNNDSLGSLLSFIDKLVNAQ; encoded by the coding sequence ATGGCACAACTTTCAGGTTTCCAGTCAGATGCCCTTCAAGAGATAGGGGGTATTGGTATGGGCAATGCTGCTACAGCTCTCTCTAAGATCTTGAACAGCAGGGTACAACTGAACCTGTCCAATGCACAGATAATTGATATTAAATCAATGTCTCAAATGGTTCCATCATCTATGACTTTGGCGGCTGTGCTTATGGATCTCAGAGGAGACTTGATCGGCACAATGATGCTACTTTTTGATTTTAACAGTGCTGCAACCCTGAGTTCCGTTTTGATCAGTGGCACTACACATGAAGAGGACCCCGGAATGTATGAGTCTGCTCTTAACGAAATGGGGAATATCCTGACGGGTTCTTATCTTAAAAGCATTTACGAATTCCTTGGAGCCAAGGTAATTCAATCTCCTCCTACTATTTTGTTGGGGGATGCAGAAAAAGTGTTCAATGAAATTGAAAACCGGCTAAAAGGTGCATCTGCCGATGTGCTGAACATTGAAACGATGTTTCAAGTACAGGGTTTATGCAGTCCTCAAGGCAATTGCACTCTTTATGGGGATATGTTTCTCTTTCTGAATAATGATTCTTTAGGTTCATTGCTAAGTTTCATTGACAAATTAGTGAATGCTCAATGA
- a CDS encoding chemotaxis protein CheC, with product MVYDVSKLTDFHYSALKEISNIGIGHAVTSLATMLGNEVKIMTPNLRVAKIEEVAEYSGGADKLVSGVLMKLSGGINGYMVMLLPLESAQLICKTITQEENPDITNPMNESLISEVGHILGSTYMTAFSDFLRVDVFASAPFHTYDMIGAIMDNILIQMSQEVEHAIILDTLFMLKGNGMDGKILTLFDPLSLELILGHVDAMFH from the coding sequence ATGGTTTATGATGTTTCCAAACTTACTGATTTCCATTATAGCGCTTTAAAAGAAATAAGCAATATAGGAATCGGTCACGCGGTTACTTCTCTTGCGACTATGCTTGGTAACGAAGTAAAAATTATGACTCCTAACCTGAGAGTTGCCAAAATCGAGGAAGTGGCAGAATATTCTGGCGGTGCTGATAAACTGGTATCAGGAGTTCTTATGAAATTATCCGGTGGCATAAATGGTTATATGGTTATGCTCTTACCACTGGAAAGTGCACAGCTTATATGTAAAACTATTACCCAGGAAGAAAATCCAGATATAACTAATCCAATGAATGAGTCTCTAATCTCTGAAGTTGGCCATATTTTGGGCAGCACTTATATGACTGCTTTTTCAGACTTTTTAAGAGTGGATGTTTTTGCGTCTGCACCATTCCATACGTACGATATGATCGGTGCCATAATGGATAATATACTTATTCAGATGAGCCAGGAAGTTGAACATGCTATCATTCTAGATACTCTGTTCATGCTGAAAGGCAATGGCATGGATGGGAAAATTCTTACATTGTTTGACCCCTTATCCCTTGAATTAATTCTGGGGCACGTAGATGCAATGTTTCATTGA
- a CDS encoding protein-glutamate O-methyltransferase CheR, whose translation MLKLESSEDQEYLKLKGLIKKNLGFNCEQYKDAHFKRRIDVRMRTTNSKNYGEYVQYLNTHKEEYQHLMDALTVNVTNFFRNSETYEVVEKEVLPAIIKSKSTGLKNIRIWSAGCSMGVEAYSIAILLKKILGNNFSKYNIQITGTDIDKDIIKRAEEAIYTDLEMKEVPNDIRIKYFDKIGNSYHLKEDIKKIAKFRKNDLISGEKLTGFDAIFCRNVTIYFEKQLQENLYMDFYNGLNKDGFFVMGKTETLIGPSKDLFKAFNPRERIYQK comes from the coding sequence ATGTTAAAACTTGAGTCCTCTGAAGATCAGGAATATTTGAAATTAAAGGGCCTTATTAAAAAGAATTTGGGCTTCAACTGTGAGCAATATAAGGATGCACATTTCAAACGAAGAATTGACGTAAGAATGAGGACCACGAATTCCAAAAATTATGGGGAATACGTGCAATATCTTAACACCCATAAAGAAGAATATCAACATCTTATGGATGCACTCACTGTGAATGTGACCAACTTCTTTAGGAACTCGGAAACTTATGAAGTTGTGGAGAAGGAAGTTCTGCCTGCTATCATTAAGTCAAAGAGTACTGGGCTTAAGAATATAAGAATATGGAGCGCAGGTTGTTCCATGGGTGTTGAGGCATATTCCATTGCCATACTGCTAAAAAAGATACTTGGTAATAATTTCTCTAAATATAACATCCAAATTACAGGGACAGATATTGATAAAGATATTATCAAGAGAGCTGAGGAAGCAATTTATACTGATTTGGAAATGAAAGAAGTTCCGAATGATATACGTATTAAGTATTTTGATAAGATCGGTAATAGTTACCATTTGAAAGAGGATATCAAGAAGATTGCAAAATTCCGCAAGAACGATCTGATATCTGGAGAGAAACTGACGGGTTTTGATGCAATTTTCTGTCGCAATGTTACTATCTATTTTGAAAAACAATTGCAAGAGAACCTCTATATGGACTTCTACAATGGTCTTAACAAAGATGGTTTTTTTGTAATGGGAAAGACTGAAACTTTGATAGGTCCTTCAAAAGATCTGTTCAAAGCATTCAATCCAAGAGAAAGAATCTATCAAAAATGA
- a CDS encoding DUF3795 domain-containing protein — MLSPDLTILHILFISISLLGGMAATYFWIKVYEDTKRGSIAWLLLALTAIFLITTAIFPSFAVGATDQNLVDTILLFLGFWSAVYTSIFAAAGFLMFKAFKTIPRQNLGDFLIEGMVFRKPEQKIEKYNSNDTENISKLLEWSTLIEYTPRTRYEDSVIEMCLRFYGETMNVVLVSTEPRTSLYKNRLGELVDIGAMKFIELSSTEEKLMEKDGIIILPKNELDSLFDLTSKLPAGCALIFEPFSDLLLTEGEDTTYTFASRMVEKFASKDILLVGLINNLAHPKDIVSRLEGLFVNIAEESDNSIKVVKGGKEEFIRFYAGKRFFLENEAVD, encoded by the coding sequence ATGCTTAGTCCCGATCTCACGATTCTGCATATCTTATTCATATCCATTTCTCTTCTGGGAGGAATGGCTGCTACTTATTTCTGGATTAAGGTCTATGAGGACACAAAAAGAGGTTCTATTGCTTGGCTTCTTCTTGCTCTGACAGCAATATTTCTTATAACTACCGCAATCTTTCCTTCATTTGCCGTTGGCGCAACTGATCAAAACTTAGTTGATACGATATTGTTATTCCTCGGCTTCTGGAGTGCTGTGTACACAAGTATTTTTGCAGCAGCTGGTTTTTTGATGTTCAAGGCTTTTAAGACCATTCCTCGCCAAAATCTGGGGGATTTTCTCATAGAAGGAATGGTTTTCAGAAAACCTGAGCAAAAGATAGAGAAATATAACTCGAATGATACTGAAAATATTTCCAAGTTATTAGAGTGGTCAACATTGATCGAGTACACTCCACGCACACGCTATGAAGATTCAGTAATAGAAATGTGCCTGCGCTTTTATGGTGAAACTATGAATGTTGTGCTAGTCTCTACCGAGCCTCGTACTTCTTTATACAAGAACAGGCTTGGAGAATTAGTGGATATCGGAGCTATGAAATTCATCGAGTTATCCTCTACTGAGGAAAAACTAATGGAAAAAGATGGCATTATCATATTACCAAAGAATGAACTTGACAGCCTCTTTGACCTGACAAGTAAGCTTCCAGCAGGCTGTGCCCTGATATTCGAACCGTTCTCTGATTTACTCCTGACAGAAGGAGAAGACACTACCTATACTTTTGCATCAAGAATGGTCGAGAAATTTGCGTCTAAAGATATTTTGCTTGTCGGTCTGATCAATAACCTTGCACATCCAAAGGATATAGTTAGCAGACTTGAAGGGCTTTTTGTGAATATTGCTGAAGAGTCTGATAACAGTATAAAGGTAGTAAAAGGTGGAAAAGAAGAGTTCATTCGCTTTTATGCAGGTAAGCGTTTCTTCCTTGAGAATGAAGCTGTGGACTAG
- a CDS encoding aspartate aminotransferase family protein, whose translation MSSKDTFEIEDKYLAPFFVKQKISIEKGDGVFVWDEEGKMYIDFTSGWGVTCIGHAHPVITDALIEQGRKIIQNPNSGLTYSPARARLLSLLAGILPFHLTRVFFTNSGAEANDAAIKLARKVTRRPEIISTHKSFHGRTISTTSATGQAKHRDRYSPLMPSYCFVPYDDLEALENSMDKNVAAVIIEPIQGEGGVRIPSDEYLKGVENLCKKNGSLLIMDEIQTGFFRTGPVFITSSCGVKADFVTMAKGIAGGFPFGAFALSEEVSRKLEIGDHGGTYCGNPLGCAVAHGVIKHLIDTDISKNVEEMGSFALNVMSRWQQLFGTIIVDIRGKGLLMLVEFKSEEFATQVKNECLANGLFLTQTQGNGIRIFPALNIKKEELEKGLLIIENAIEKVTNDSN comes from the coding sequence ATGTCAAGCAAGGATACATTCGAAATAGAAGACAAATATTTAGCACCTTTCTTTGTGAAACAGAAGATCTCCATCGAAAAGGGAGATGGAGTTTTTGTATGGGACGAAGAAGGAAAGATGTATATTGATTTTACATCAGGCTGGGGAGTAACATGCATTGGACATGCCCATCCTGTCATTACCGACGCTCTGATTGAGCAGGGAAGAAAAATAATCCAAAATCCGAATTCAGGACTAACATATTCACCGGCACGTGCTCGTTTACTGTCCTTGCTGGCAGGAATTCTACCTTTCCATCTTACAAGAGTATTTTTCACAAATAGCGGAGCTGAAGCAAATGACGCTGCTATCAAATTGGCCCGAAAGGTAACAAGAAGGCCTGAAATTATTTCTACCCACAAGAGTTTCCATGGGCGTACAATAAGCACCACATCGGCCACAGGCCAGGCCAAGCATAGGGACAGGTACAGCCCTCTAATGCCTTCTTACTGTTTCGTTCCTTATGATGATCTGGAGGCACTGGAAAATTCAATGGACAAGAACGTTGCAGCCGTTATCATTGAACCGATCCAGGGAGAAGGCGGAGTTCGCATACCTTCTGATGAATACCTTAAAGGGGTGGAAAATCTGTGTAAGAAAAACGGCAGCCTGTTGATTATGGATGAAATCCAGACTGGCTTTTTTAGGACTGGTCCGGTTTTTATTACAAGTTCCTGTGGTGTAAAGGCAGATTTCGTTACAATGGCAAAGGGAATAGCTGGCGGTTTTCCATTTGGTGCTTTTGCATTGTCAGAGGAAGTATCAAGGAAATTAGAGATAGGCGATCACGGTGGAACATACTGTGGCAATCCTCTTGGATGTGCTGTTGCTCATGGAGTGATAAAGCATCTTATTGATACTGATATCTCTAAAAATGTTGAAGAAATGGGTAGTTTCGCTTTGAATGTAATGAGTAGGTGGCAGCAACTCTTTGGAACCATAATTGTTGATATTAGGGGAAAAGGATTGCTTATGCTAGTTGAATTTAAGAGTGAAGAATTTGCTACTCAGGTCAAAAATGAATGCTTAGCAAATGGTTTATTCCTCACTCAGACACAGGGTAATGGGATAAGGATATTTCCTGCATTGAACATCAAAAAGGAAGAATTAGAGAAAGGATTGCTGATCATTGAGAATGCAATTGAAAAAGTGACAAATGATAGCAACTAA